In the genome of Channa argus isolate prfri chromosome 8, Channa argus male v1.0, whole genome shotgun sequence, the window CCTCAAACATGCcgtctttctgtgtgtggatCTCCGTCATTGGCACATCAACACTGTGCGAGTTGTTGTGAGCATGAGGAGTCTGTGTACCATAGGAGGGAACAGgctgaaaaggaaacaaaaaaaccatAGTCTCACTGTCAACAATCATGCTCATCAGTGCCCataaggagccggggattgaaccaacaactgcgagactGGTGGACAgtccgctctaccttcctgcgccacagtcacccagctccaatattttgttttgtattaatttattatgtatttcttTCCTCCCACtgcccaaagacatgcacgtttgGTTAACTGGTGAATCttaattgcccgtaggtgtgaatgtgagggtgaatggttgtctgtctgtgtatgtgtctctgtccagggtggaccccgcctctcgccctatgacagctgaaatgggctccagccccccacaaccCTAAACAAGATAAATGTGTAGAGATAATGGAAAGATGACccaaagaaagtgaaaatagcCCTGTAATAATTCTAAATCAGTTATTAACAACATTTCTATTTCATAGCAATAATCAGAACCAATTTTAGGGCCAGAACTGCCACAAGTAAAAATGTTGTCGGTAATATGTTGAGGATTTTATCTTGGATGTAGTGACCCAGACTTTATGAAATACGGTGTTTGtttccctgttttcttttcctctcttttacTGGTGGGAATTTCCTTCCATCTGCTTTTACTTTTGCCTCAAACGCCGCCTTTCATCCATGACTCTGTGGCCTGTGTGACGTCTGTTCTGCATATGATCAAAGCGTGAATTGCAGCGTCAGTGTTTTCACCTTTCCGGCTCCGCTGAGGGGGAAATCTTTTCGACAGAGGTGAGCAACAATTCCTGCTGCCAGGGCGTCACCAAGGACGTTGATCATGGTCCGGAACCTGTCACTGTAGAAACGGATGGGAGGAGAAGACGCCATCAGAGCAGAAACAGTCCAGACGTGGGTCTATGAGCTCTGAGTATGTTTTATACATCATTCAGgccttttctcctgttttgtcCAGCAGTGTAAATAGTACTTATTCTTTGAgtatattcatttaatttctttctgtttctagTTTCTGTCCAGTTTGACACTTAATAAATCCTGAATAATTATGTTCCATACATGAACGTGCAACACAAACAATGCAGTTACTCACAGGATCCAGTCAATGGCCACAATcagtgtgatgtcatctggcGGTAACCCCACTGATGTCAGTACAATCACCATGGTAACCAGACCAGCCTGGGGGATTCCTGCTGCACCAATGCTGGCagctgtagcagtgatgctgcAACGGGAAGAAAACAAATTGAACCTGATCTGTGATGAACTCCATTAATTTCTATCATTTAGCAGGTTTTACATTAGTCGTACAGGAAATAAACAGCGTTCAGCTGGATTTCTTTCCATAACCCGCAGACAAAGCACCAACCACTACAATTCTGGATGTTAGAAGTTAAAACTTTTTGTGATCTGAAACACCACAGcaagtatttaaaatattgtatcaTGGTTGGATTAATATCTACAAAACAGACCAGCAGTGTCTTCTAAAGGCGTCTTTTTGTCGCTTCTAAAGTGTTCAGTCCTCTCTGTCTTGATGTCCCGATCACTTTTGGACTTGAGGACATCTGGTCCAGCTCTCACTTGGCTCATGCCCTACTTATCTGGACAGTCAGTGCCTCACCACACGTGTGCTGCAGGACTCAGTCATCgaccctcttctctcctccatcTATACCTCATCCTTGGGTTCCACCAGCTACCAGTAGCACAATCAACCTCCTCCTCAGTTGTGATCAACCAAAAAGGTCATGTGACACCACCTTTCAGATCTCTGCAGTGGCTTTATCAGactcaaagctctgactctcaccTACAGAGGTCAACTCAGCAACACCTTCCCACCTGAACTCCCTcctccaggtctacaatccttcttcTCCCTACACCACACAGCGATATATCCCAAAGCAAAGCTCTACAGCTCAGTGACCCCACTACCAGCTACCATCTGCAGGCTCAGCAGAGATTCTTCCCAATtgggaaaataagaaaaaacaaaacaaaactatttgttAATGTTCCAGGAGACCAGTCCTGTTCTTCTTGTCCTTTATACTCTGTATGTTCCCACAACCCTCCTGAATTGTCTCAAATACATTTAGAATGTGTGGATGTTGTTGTACCTGATGGTGACCAACTGGCCAAAGTCCAACTCGTAGTCGTTGACCTGAGCAATAAAGATGGTTGCCACAGCTTCGTACAGTGCTGTGCCGTCCATGTTGATGGTGGCTCCCACTGGAAGGACGAAGCGAGCAATCTGCCTCTCGATGCGGCAGTTCTCCAACAAACACTTCATGGTGATGGGAAGCGTGGCGGAGCTGAGGATAGAAATATTATATTCAAACGGACCTGAACAAACCCACAGAGCAGCTAGTAAACCAGGTCTCTGGTGGACTCTGACCTGGAGGAGGTAGCCAGAGCAATCACCATTGCCTGCAGCAGGCCACGTATGTATGTAAAGGGGTTTTTCCTGGTAAGGAGGAAGTAGAAGAGGGGCAGGAGGATGAGACCATGGATGAAGAGTCCAGCTAAGACAGTGATGCCATACCAGCCCAGCTTCTTCCCCAGAGTGCTTGGATCCTGCATGTCCAGGATCTTCCCGGCCACCAGGAAGATGATCCCAAATGGAAAGTACCTGAGGGGGCACAGCAGACAACATTCTGATGATTTTTATCAGACCAGTGTGTCCTGGAGGAAAGACCTTTAAAATGTGAAGGGATCATTGTCTTAAGATGACAAATGTTCTATCGTACTTTACTGTAGTGTTTCCATTTCAGACTACTTTCACTACACTACAATTCAGAGCTaaaaactttactttcagtccACGACATTTAGTTTACAGCTTTTTGGTTAGTAGCTACTTTTTTCAGATGAATCGAATTGactaataaatgatgatgtattCATTTGGATTAACACCCATCAGTACATTAAGTGGTCAAAATCAGCTCAAACATTAACAGCTGGTCCGTTTTGGTTTTTACAACGAGTTGTTGAGTAACTTTAGCCCTAAATTTTCTTTAATTCTTACCATTTTTCTTTGCCATAATTTTCCCCTTTGAGGGTTTGTCTAATAAATGGAGATGAGACTTCAACATTTGTGTGATAAGCAGCACAATCAATATTTCTTTTGGGAATAAAATCTGTGTTATAGACTTGTATGTCCCTCTGTGGTTTGttgtgtaaaagtgtaaaaaaattcACCAGTAAACACCAACATTAGTTTGTCTGCATAGCTGTGACACTTTCTGTGCTCAGGTTTAAAGTCTCGGTAACACAACAGAGGTTAATACACAAACGTGGCTACACATTTTTGACCCCTAcgacttttgtttttgcactgcaGCAAAACTTTGTGTGCATTTAGAGTACTGGGCTCACCATACAGCGGCGTTGATGATCTTCATCACACACTCGTTGATACACTGACAGACGTTGATCAGTGGAGCTCCTCGTTCTCCCATCCTCCCCAGCAACAGACCTAAAACCACATTCTCTAAAattgaacacaaactgaactcTGCAAGTCTGAATTCAAAGTGTCCAGACAGTTGAGAGCACGTCCTACGTTAATTTAGAGTTTAGAACGTATGTCCAAAACCCCAAATTtactaaatataatttaaggTCAAAGGCTGGACGTGCACCCTTTGTTAAAtgagaacaaaacagaacagtTGAGAAACTTTCTACTATGAAAAGTGTCTGAAAAATGTTGCGGAGCATCCTGAGGGGGAATCTGTAGCAGTGCAGTGAGCTGGAAATAAAACAGGATGTGCTCTAAATGTAGACTGAGGGCTTTGGTCAAATGCATTAGATAATAACTGTAGGAATTAGAACCGTTGTACTCACAGTCCTTtcattttaaagctaaaaattattaattattataaatgtttatgttgtatCTCATGaggttgtattttgtttttcacagagtttttttttttttgagaattaACAGATTCTAAATGCCACGACTCTGTATGTTTTATCTGCTGAGCTGCTGATTTTCCGCTCctgaaatataataatatgacCTATGTATAAAATGAGTTGCCATTTCTTCAGTTAAAGCTGACAGTACACACATCTAGACTGTTCCATTACAGACCCACTTTGGGGCCTTATGGAgccaaaatgacaaagaaatgGGCTCATTGTCCAAATAAGAATGGATCTGACTGTATATCAGCCCACGGTTATAAAGACAGAACCAGAACAGCCAAgaacaacaaattaaatctgGAATTAACCCCAAAAGGGTGGTGCACTGTGGTCTGGAGGTGGTGAGGAGCCAAAAGCTCAGTGATTACGGGATGTAGAAGGAGGCGGATGCAGGTCCGATTTGGAAAACTGAGGTTTCAAAATTCCATAACTGACACCTCATCATGACAGGTTTAAAAAGATGTCttagaaaatgttattacaCGTATTTAAGGAGATCCTGGACCTTCTCACCCATGGTTGCAGAGAAGATGACGATGCCCAGGACGTTCATCTGTTGGCTGCTGCCAGGACTCATTCTGTACGTGACCTCTGGAGCCGGAGTCAGCTCCAGATACACAGTCCGACCTTGAGGATCGCTCTCGTTGGGGACGACGTAGACAAAGTTTGGCTGGATGGTTCTGGTTGGGACTTTGAGGATGGGAATCAGGTCTGTTTTGTACTAAAAACACTTGATGAGTTAGTAT includes:
- the slc1a8a gene encoding excitatory amino acid transporter 5 produces the protein MEELLLPTVKEDLRSEHKSYAPGASGRTMGDRLKTFLWVVVNGDLIRNVRDFCKRNGLLTLSVISVATGCMLGFMLRGTQMSTQAKIYFSFPGELLMRMLKMLILPLITSSLMSGLSSMESKACCRMGVLTVTYYLWTTFIAVVVGIVLVIIIKPGVGTEMESHRLGAGPVMTSADALLDLIRNMVPSNLIEATFQQYKTDLIPILKVPTRTIQPNFVYVVPNESDPQGRTVYLELTPAPEVTYRMSPGSSQQMNVLGIVIFSATMGLLLGRMGERGAPLINVCQCINECVMKIINAAVWYFPFGIIFLVAGKILDMQDPSTLGKKLGWYGITVLAGLFIHGLILLPLFYFLLTRKNPFTYIRGLLQAMVIALATSSSSATLPITMKCLLENCRIERQIARFVLPVGATINMDGTALYEAVATIFIAQVNDYELDFGQLVTISITATAASIGAAGIPQAGLVTMVIVLTSVGLPPDDITLIVAIDWILDRFRTMINVLGDALAAGIVAHLCRKDFPLSGAGKPVPSYGTQTPHAHNNSHSVDVPMTEIHTQKDGMFEVLADSAGGRRAHTVYYNICQV